In Porites lutea chromosome 1, jaPorLute2.1, whole genome shotgun sequence, a single genomic region encodes these proteins:
- the LOC140927291 gene encoding substance-K receptor-like has protein sequence MASSDLLYPIFLVPWNLSNLLTNSFRIGGQLGQALCKLFFFFISASFVVSIQNLILIAVDRFGAVVFPLRSPLIGSKLCRFFILATWIVAVAVSSPHLFASEFVENSEGTWCVTKWKKVFGESSSYASFLLAKHILFIYIPVLFLVILYPIIVIKLKTQAHPGEQWTNNQQQWKRRNRKVLQMSIAIITVFVFCWLPLSINFLITEYQDSSTLSSCSFWIYDAVTIYMANAYCLLCYQPDYLFYG, from the coding sequence ATGGCCTCATCTGATTTGCTGTATCCAATATTCTTGGTACCGTGGAACCTGTCAAACTTGCTCACCAACTCGTTTCGTATCGGTGGTCAGCTTGGCCAGGCCTTGTgtaagcttttctttttctttattagcGCTTCCTTTGTCGTTTCTATTCAGAATCTGATTCTGATAGCAGTGGATCGCTTTGGAGCCGTGGTATTTCCACTCCGTTCCCCACTCATCGGATCCAAGCTGTGCCGCTTCTTCATTCTCGCCACGTGGATAGTTGCCGTAGCTGTCAGTTCGCCACACTTGTTCGCCAGCGAGTTCGTTGAAAACTCCGAGGGAACCTGGTGTGTTACGAAATGGAAGAAAGTATTTGGAGAGTCATCGTCCTATGCCAGTTTCCTACTGGCTAAACACATTCTGTTTATTTACATACCTGTGCTCTTCTTAGTAATTCTTTACCCAATCATTGTTATCAAGCTCAAGACACAGGCACACCCAGGTGAACAGTGGACCAACAATCAGCAACAGTggaaaagaagaaacagaaaagtACTTCAAATGTCCATTGCTATCATAACAGTGTTTGTGTTTTGCTGGTTACCTCTCTCTATCAACTTTTTAATCACAGAGTATCAGGACAGTTCTACGCTTTCCTCGTGTAGTTTTTGGATATACGATGCAGTCACCATTTATATGGCTAACGCGTACTGTTTACTGTGCTATCAACCCGATTATCTGTTTTATGGTTAG